In the genome of Crassaminicella thermophila, the window GATTGATTCCTTCAACATTAATAAAGTCAATTACTATATCTTGGTCTTGTTTATTGAATTCAACAATTATTTTTTGTCTAATGTTTGCTCCCAAATCTCTAGTGCTTAAAACTTTTCCCCATTGATCCATTCTAATCACCATAAAGCACCTCCTTAAATCCAATCAAAATCCTCCGTACTATCCATCGGAAATTCCCTATCAAATATATTTTTTACATTTACCTCATTGTCTAATTGAAACTCTAACGCTACTATTGTTCCTGTCCAGCAATCAATATCCATTTGTAATACATCATTTCCATTTTTTATCAAACATAACCCCTTTCCGGAAATAATTTTCATTCTTCCATAGTTTTCTTTTATAAATTCTGATGAGAAAAATAGTCCTTCTCCAGTATGGCCTTTTCCATATTTACTTGATATACCTTTTCTTAGTGCATAAAGTATATATTCGTGGTCATAGACTAAGCAATCCCTTTCTGAAGGGTCTATATTATTGCTGGATTTTAAACTTTTTGGTATGCCAATTCCGCAATCTGCAATACATATTTCAAGCTTTCTTTTATTTCGATAAGTTTGTGCACATATAAAACCGTTAATAGGCGATAATGAATGACGTATTGTATTATCTACTATTTCTCCTATTGAATATGAAACCGCTTCTAATATATTAGAATCTCCTTTTATTTGTGATTGAAAAATATGTTTAAAGTGCTCTGCTATTTGTGAATCTTCATTTGGATTCTGCCCTTTTAATTTCTTTTTAAGTTCCATCAATCTATTTGAACAGTCATATCTACATTGTGTTATACCTATATCAACACCAAAAAGCGTTGTAAAAAAATCCATTCGTTCAAAGTAAGAATTTACATGTTTAGAAGGTATTAATTTGTACTCATTTGCTATTTTTATTATGCTGACAATACTTAATCAAACAGGCCAAAAGTGCAAAAATCCAACTGGAGAAATAAATGTTAAATGTTCTAAGTCAAAAACAAGACTATCATATTTTGTGTAATTATTATTCAACACATTATTATTATCTGCCAAAAAACTATCTAATGTATCAAAATTTAACGCTCCTCGAACTCTTACAGTTAAATCCAAAGTTAATCCCCCTTTTTAGTAAAACATTTTTCCTTTTTTGTCAATTAATACTATTTCTACATAATATTTAAACTTTCCTCTTTTTTACTAAAATAGGGAATACATACATTATATCAGAACATACGTTCTCGGCAAAGCAATATTATAATTTCAAAAGGGTAGGAGTAATCCTACCTTATCAATACATTCTATATCTCCCCATCTATAGCAGCAACTTCATCCTGCTATACACACATTCCCCTAAACACAGCATATACCACTCTCTTATTGCTTTTTCGTAGGAAATATTAATTAGTTGATTTTTCATATAATTCGTCTAATGTCATGCCAAGATAATCAGCAATTTTTTTCGCAACACCAATTTTCATACTATTAAAATTCTTTTTCCCAGATACATAATCTGATATAGTTTGTTGTGGTATCCCTATATCCTTTGATAACCTGTAACCAGAAACATTGTTATCTTCTAATACTTTTTTAAATGCCATTTAATCACCCTATTTCCTTCTTAATAGATCAATTATTAGTAGTGTTATCCCTAGATAGAATAATACATCAAATACTTTATATGGTGTTAATAAGTGAAGTGCTTGAATAATCAATAAGCCTACTAGATATTTTTTTTATTCATAGTTTTTATGCTAGATGTGATATAATAGTATTAAGAGTTGGGGCTTTTTTTAGCCCTGTGATTAGTCGTTTCTATCTCTTTGAAGTGCAACTACTATGGCGATGGTACTTACTACTTCGAAGATGATATGGACGACTTTTTTTCAATTTCATCTAGCATTTCCTCACCTCTCTTTCTTAATTATATTATACCGTATTTTTCGGTATAGTGTCAAGAAATATTTTTCCATTTTTCTCAAAAATCAAAAAACAGGAGCCTAAGCCCCTGCGTCTTCTTTCTTCTCACTTTTTGGATCATGCTTCGTGAAAAAGAAAGTAGTAATACTGCTGCTACTAGCAATCAAAGCACCTAAAATCATTAGTATCATTTTTTCTTGTCTAAAATAGAATAATGCTCCTGAAAGGACAAGAAGCACTATTAAAGCATATACATATTCAAATTTGATTTTCCTTATAAATTCCATAATATTACCTCCCTATGTTTTGTATGTACCAAAAGAAAAAGCCTAGCAATGTAGTACCGCCTAGCATTACTAAAGCTTTAATCCAGCTTGTTAGATTCTCTAATTTTTCTATCAAGCTTGTAATTTTCTCTCCTGTTTTTGCATTATTTATTTCTAGTTGTTTAATTCTATCAGCATGATTGTTTAAACGATTTACAATCTCCTCGTGTCTTTCACATACCATAGCAACACCTACTTTCTATCTGTTAATTGATCCAGTAATGCAAATACTTCTCCTCTTGTAATTGGATCATTGAATCTCTTTTCATGTATTGTAATGCCCTTGTTGTTAAGATTAATAAAACACTTTTCGGCCCAATGTTTTTTCTTTCTTTGAAAAGCTTCAGCAAGTACTTTGTTCATAGGAAACTTAGTTCCAGGACAACTCTTGTATTTTGCAAAATGATTATGTCCGTAAATCTTCATCTTTCCATATCGCTTAAATATATCTTCTAATAACTCATAAAGCTTATCTAATTGCGCCTGTGGTGGTTCTGCTATATCAAAATTTCCTACCAAACAAATTCCAATTGATTCAAAATTGCAATGCTGTTCTTTGCAATGCGCTCCTGGTGTCTTTTCATCTCTGCCTTTTAGAATTTCATATTTATCTCCAACTTTTTCTATCACATAATGATAGCCTATATCGCTCCATCCCCTAACCTGCATATGATATCTTTTGATTGCATTAAAATCAACAACCTTACCATCTTTAGTAAGGCTATGATGTAAAATAATTTTATTTGGATTATTCATATTGCATTTCCTCCTCTTTTCTGCATAAAAATAACACCTATAAGGTGCTTATACTATGCATTTTCAATCTCTGTTTTTTTCTGTTGATACTCTTGTTGTAGTCTTGTTACTTCAGCATCTTCACCTAAATCTCTCGCATCTCTAATAAGTTGCAAGTATTGATTTTTAAGTTCTTCTAATTTTTTCTCCTTTAGTTCTTCTGTTATATCAGTTTCTACTCGCCCATCTACAGGTGTATAATCAACACCATCTACATTAATTAAATCTGTATTAGTTATATCATCTACATAATCACCATTATCTAAATCGAATTTTACCCATTTATAAATTCTTGTATTTCCTTCTTCAACCTTTTCTAGCTTCATTTCTTTTCCATACCACTTTTTAATCACAGCATTTTGAATTCCTGTATCAACTTCTTCGACTTCAAAAACTGTACCATTTTCTACACTAAACATATCATTACCCTCCTTATTAATCTAATACATATCCATAAACAACAGAATTGTAACTGGAAGTAACATCAACATAAATACTTAAACTTGAATCAAATCTTATTGGGGCATTTACAAAAGTTAAACTACCTGATGTATCAGCATATGTTTGCATTACATAATCACTTAAATTTATAATATCACTACCATCTATGTTTACTCTTAAAGAATACAAATCTGCATTATCACAAAGGTGTACTGCGAGATTTATTAACTCTCCACTTCCGGTTATATTAAGTATATTTACTTCACCTACATCTCCTCTAATATGGTCTACTGCCCCTACTCTAATTTTACTCGCATCGTAAGCATTTCCATTCAAATTTTTCCACTTCCCTCCATAGTAATATTGTAAACTTCCATTGTATTCTCTGAAATGCAATCCATCTACCATGTCTGCATCAAGCCCACTACCGGAACCATCATGCATATTTGTCCATACTTTAGCCCATGCTGTCCATGTTCCACTATATCTACTTCTTACATACATGGCGTTGCCGCTATTATATTGAACTGCTATCTGCATAGCATTTCCACCTATTGTGCTATAGAAATAAGTTTGAATATGCCAATAGTGAACCGAATCTGGTGCATTACCGTGCTTAGTTAGTATATGTCCATAAGTAGTAGTATTAGGGTCTTGGTTAGTTGTA includes:
- a CDS encoding peptidoglycan recognition protein family protein, which gives rise to MNNPNKIILHHSLTKDGKVVDFNAIKRYHMQVRGWSDIGYHYVIEKVGDKYEILKGRDEKTPGAHCKEQHCNFESIGICLVGNFDIAEPPQAQLDKLYELLEDIFKRYGKMKIYGHNHFAKYKSCPGTKFPMNKVLAEAFQRKKKHWAEKCFINLNNKGITIHEKRFNDPITRGEVFALLDQLTDRK
- a CDS encoding pyocin knob domain-containing protein, giving the protein MPDLTTNIGLKKPAGNETADIDMINENMDIIDAEVAKKASATEDGRMSKEDKTKLDSIEDNANNYQHPSVHPATMITEDSTHRFVTDSEKSDWNSKETPSGAQAKADTAEQNAKNYADSIKPTKLSQLSNDVGYITAQRAISDSVTSTSSTVAASSKAVKTAYDKAVVALNTANSKLDKTSKAADSDKLDGKNYTEFMTLVNLGTTNQDPNTTTYGHILTKHGNAPDSVHYWHIQTYFYSTIGGNAMQIAVQYNSGNAMYVRSRYSGTWTAWAKVWTNMHDGSGSGLDADMVDGLHFREYNGSLQYYYGGKWKNLNGNAYDASKIRVGAVDHIRGDVGEVNILNITGSGELINLAVHLCDNADLYSLRVNIDGSDIINLSDYVMQTYADTSGSLTFVNAPIRFDSSLSIYVDVTSSYNSVVYGYVLD
- a CDS encoding ATP-binding protein, giving the protein MDFFTTLFGVDIGITQCRYDCSNRLMELKKKLKGQNPNEDSQIAEHFKHIFQSQIKGDSNILEAVSYSIGEIVDNTIRHSLSPINGFICAQTYRNKRKLEICIADCGIGIPKSLKSSNNIDPSERDCLVYDHEYILYALRKGISSKYGKGHTGEGLFFSSEFIKENYGRMKIISGKGLCLIKNGNDVLQMDIDCWTGTIVALEFQLDNEVNVKNIFDREFPMDSTEDFDWI
- a CDS encoding helix-turn-helix domain-containing protein codes for the protein MAFKKVLEDNNVSGYRLSKDIGIPQQTISDYVSGKKNFNSMKIGVAKKIADYLGMTLDELYEKSTN
- a CDS encoding hemolysin XhlA family protein, with translation MVCERHEEIVNRLNNHADRIKQLEINNAKTGEKITSLIEKLENLTSWIKALVMLGGTTLLGFFFWYIQNIGR